A single region of the Leisingera thetidis genome encodes:
- the sufC gene encoding Fe-S cluster assembly ATPase SufC, with protein sequence MLEIKNLHVKLEDEDKQILKGVDLKVEAGKVHAIMGPNGSGKSTLSYVLSGRDGYEVTEGSAELEGENILDMEPEERAAAGMFLAFQYPVEIPGVGNMTFLRTAVNAQRKARGEEELSASDFLKIIRAKAKTLKIDAEMLKRPVNVGFSGGEKKRNEILQMAMLEPKLCILDETDSGLDVDAMKLVAEGVNALRDEGRGFLVITHYQRLLDHIKPDVVHILADGRIVKTGGPELALEVENNGYAGILAEEA encoded by the coding sequence ATGCTCGAAATCAAAAACCTGCACGTCAAACTTGAAGACGAAGATAAGCAGATCCTGAAAGGCGTCGACCTGAAGGTCGAAGCCGGCAAGGTGCACGCCATCATGGGGCCGAACGGTTCGGGCAAATCCACCCTGTCTTATGTCCTGTCTGGCCGTGACGGCTATGAGGTGACTGAAGGTTCTGCGGAGCTGGAAGGCGAAAATATCCTGGACATGGAGCCGGAAGAGCGCGCCGCAGCGGGCATGTTCCTGGCGTTCCAGTACCCGGTCGAAATCCCCGGCGTCGGCAACATGACCTTCCTGCGCACCGCGGTGAATGCACAGCGCAAAGCCCGCGGCGAGGAAGAGCTGTCGGCCTCCGACTTCCTGAAGATCATCCGCGCCAAGGCCAAGACCCTCAAGATCGACGCAGAGATGCTGAAGCGCCCGGTCAACGTCGGCTTCTCCGGCGGCGAAAAGAAGCGCAACGAGATCCTGCAGATGGCGATGCTGGAGCCCAAGCTGTGCATCCTGGACGAAACAGACTCCGGCCTCGACGTGGACGCGATGAAACTGGTGGCCGAGGGCGTGAACGCGCTGCGCGATGAAGGCCGCGGTTTCCTGGTGATCACCCACTACCAGCGCCTGTTGGACCACATCAAACCGGACGTGGTGCACATCCTCGCGGATGGCCGCATCGTCAAGACCGGCGGCCCCGAGCTGGCTTTGGAAGTCGAGAACAACGGCTATGCCGGCATCCTGGCAGAGGAGGCATAA
- a CDS encoding SufB/SufD family protein — protein MALPEVKQTATEARLSALTLPESGCLKAARQAALSRVQTMGLPSRRDEYWKYTRPETLVQAVAPKAAVFAAEETPMFNAFERLNIVFVDGVFDAEASDDLSLEGVAIDRIEDICCKDIHWAKDLYGVLEARGQTPVERPLAALNTAFATDGVAIRVTGKVSKPINFSYVHSDENSDAILHHVIRVESGAEVTILESGPAASRFNKCMEIDIADGGKMHLVRAQGRDHERRAATHLFARLGAESVFKSFTLTVNGVLTRNEAVIELTGDDAVAHIAGACVGDGDFHHDDTVFITHDAVNCESRQVFKKVLRNGATGVFQGKILVKEGAQKTDGYQISQSLLLDGDSQFLAKPELEIYADDVACSHGSTSGAIDEDGLFYLRSRGVPQAEATDLMTLAFLAEAVDEIEDAEIAADIVSRLEGWLARRR, from the coding sequence ATGGCCCTGCCGGAAGTAAAGCAAACCGCAACCGAGGCGCGGCTGTCCGCGCTGACCCTGCCGGAAAGCGGCTGCCTCAAGGCGGCCCGCCAGGCAGCCCTGTCGCGGGTGCAGACCATGGGCCTGCCCAGCCGCCGGGATGAGTACTGGAAATACACCCGCCCCGAAACGCTGGTTCAGGCGGTGGCCCCCAAGGCTGCTGTCTTTGCTGCGGAAGAGACGCCGATGTTCAACGCGTTCGAGCGTCTGAACATCGTGTTTGTCGATGGTGTGTTCGATGCCGAAGCGTCGGACGATCTGTCTCTGGAAGGTGTGGCCATCGACCGGATCGAGGACATCTGCTGCAAGGATATCCATTGGGCCAAGGATCTGTACGGCGTTCTTGAGGCGCGCGGCCAGACTCCGGTGGAACGCCCGCTGGCAGCGCTGAACACCGCCTTTGCCACTGATGGCGTGGCGATCCGGGTGACTGGCAAGGTCTCCAAGCCGATCAACTTCTCCTATGTGCATTCGGACGAAAACTCCGACGCGATCCTGCATCACGTGATCCGTGTGGAATCCGGCGCTGAAGTGACCATTCTCGAGAGCGGCCCGGCCGCCTCGCGCTTTAATAAGTGCATGGAGATCGACATTGCGGACGGCGGTAAGATGCATCTGGTGCGCGCCCAGGGCCGCGACCATGAGCGCCGCGCCGCGACCCATCTGTTCGCGCGGCTGGGTGCCGAGTCGGTGTTCAAATCCTTCACCCTGACCGTGAACGGTGTGCTGACCCGCAACGAGGCGGTGATCGAGCTGACCGGCGACGATGCAGTGGCCCATATCGCGGGCGCCTGCGTCGGCGATGGCGATTTCCACCACGACGACACCGTCTTCATCACCCATGACGCGGTCAATTGCGAAAGCCGCCAGGTGTTCAAGAAGGTGCTGCGCAATGGTGCCACCGGTGTGTTCCAGGGCAAAATCCTGGTGAAGGAAGGCGCGCAAAAGACTGACGGATATCAGATTTCCCAGTCATTGCTGTTGGACGGCGACAGCCAGTTCCTGGCCAAGCCGGAGCTGGAGATCTATGCTGATGACGTGGCCTGCTCGCATGGTTCGACTTCTGGCGCGATCGACGAGGACGGCTTGTTCTACCTGCGGTCGCGCGGCGTGCCGCAAGCCGAGGCAACTGACCTGATGACGCTGGCCTTTCTAGCCGAAGCGGTCGACGAGATCGAAGACGCGGAGATCGCTGCCGACATCGTCTCCCGTCTCGAAGGCTGGCTGGCCCGGCGCCGCTGA
- a CDS encoding YIP1 family protein: MSVTTDIPATYKGPRRVFARLLDMGAREDRLLVFLISGCVLAFVAQMPKLAREAYLTGQELNMLLGGSLLALVFIAPLLLYMLALASHWIARAAGGQGDAYRARLALFWAFLAASPLMLLNGLVAGFIGAGAALNLVGALWCAVFLWFWVAGMIQGYWAKP, encoded by the coding sequence ATGTCCGTCACCACGGATATCCCGGCAACCTACAAGGGGCCGCGCAGGGTGTTTGCGCGGCTTCTGGACATGGGGGCCCGCGAAGACCGGCTGCTGGTGTTTCTGATCAGCGGCTGCGTGCTGGCGTTTGTGGCGCAGATGCCGAAACTTGCGCGAGAGGCGTATCTGACGGGCCAGGAGCTGAACATGCTGCTGGGCGGCTCGCTGTTGGCTTTGGTCTTCATTGCGCCGCTGCTGCTTTACATGCTGGCGCTTGCCTCGCACTGGATCGCCCGGGCTGCGGGCGGGCAGGGTGACGCTTACCGGGCCCGGCTTGCACTGTTCTGGGCATTTCTGGCCGCCAGCCCGCTGATGCTGCTGAACGGCCTGGTGGCTGGATTTATCGGCGCCGGTGCTGCGCTGAATCTGGTGGGGGCGCTTTGGTGCGCCGTATTCCTGTGGTTCTGGGTGGCAGGCATGATCCAGGGCTATTGGGCCAAGCCATGA
- a CDS encoding YIP1 family protein, whose amino-acid sequence MNTLAAFALLTIKSPRDAAQRILAQNWPREALWTAFLLSVVLNTCVYTLQQVLFPLPPEVLLPRFAPGAYFAVVLVLQLSFIAMLSTTGRWLGGQGSLASLLALVTWLQLLQAGLNGAIVAVFLVLPALAALLNIAANIVVFFILLHFVNAAHRFGSVWRSLGVVLMASMILVFALLFIVGLIGPANLGLPENV is encoded by the coding sequence ATGAACACGCTTGCCGCCTTTGCCCTGCTGACAATCAAGTCACCGCGGGACGCCGCGCAGCGGATTCTGGCGCAGAATTGGCCGCGCGAAGCCTTGTGGACGGCGTTCCTGCTCTCTGTGGTGCTGAACACTTGCGTTTACACTCTGCAGCAGGTGCTGTTCCCGCTGCCGCCGGAAGTCCTGTTGCCGCGGTTTGCGCCAGGCGCCTATTTCGCGGTCGTTTTGGTTCTGCAGCTCAGCTTCATTGCGATGCTGTCCACCACCGGCCGCTGGCTGGGCGGACAGGGCAGTCTCGCCTCTCTGCTGGCGCTTGTGACCTGGCTGCAGCTGCTGCAGGCCGGTCTGAATGGCGCTATTGTTGCCGTGTTTCTGGTTCTGCCGGCCCTGGCGGCACTGCTCAATATTGCGGCGAACATTGTGGTGTTCTTTATCCTCTTGCACTTCGTCAACGCGGCGCACAGGTTCGGCTCCGTGTGGCGCTCGCTCGGGGTGGTCTTGATGGCCAGCATGATCCTGGTGTTTGCCCTTCTCTTCATCGTGGGTCTGATCGGCCCAGCAAATCTGGGACTGCCCGAAAATGTATGA
- a CDS encoding cysteine desulfurase, translating to MYDVDKIRADFPILSREVNGKPLTYLDNGASAQKPQAVIDAVTKAYAEEYSNVHRGLHYLSNLSTEKYEAVRGIISRFLNAGDEHSIVLNSGTTEGINLVAYGWAMPRFEAGDEIVLSVMEHHANIVPWHFLRERQGVVLKWVDVADDGSLDPQKVIDAITPRTKLVAVTQCSNVLGTVVDVKAITQGAHAKGVPVLVDGSQGAVHMPVDVQDIGCDFYAITGHKLYGPSGSGAIYIKPERMAEMRPFIGGGDMIKEVSKDQIIYNDPPMKFEAGTPGIVQTIGLGVALDYMMELGMDNIAKHEGDLRDYALERLTGLNWINVQGQAPGKAAIFSFTMEGAAHAHDISTILDKKGVAVRAGHHCAGPLMDHLGVSATCRASFGLYNTKAEVDTLIDALELAHELFA from the coding sequence ATGTATGACGTGGATAAAATCCGTGCTGATTTCCCGATCCTCTCGCGGGAGGTGAACGGCAAGCCGCTGACCTATCTCGACAATGGCGCTTCAGCTCAGAAGCCGCAGGCGGTGATTGACGCGGTGACCAAAGCATATGCTGAGGAATACTCCAACGTTCACAGAGGGTTGCACTACCTTTCCAACCTCTCGACCGAGAAGTACGAAGCCGTCCGCGGCATCATTTCACGCTTCCTGAACGCAGGCGATGAACACAGCATCGTGCTCAACTCCGGCACCACCGAAGGCATCAATCTGGTTGCCTACGGCTGGGCCATGCCGCGGTTCGAAGCCGGTGACGAGATCGTGCTGTCGGTGATGGAACACCACGCCAACATCGTGCCTTGGCACTTTCTGCGCGAACGCCAGGGCGTGGTGCTGAAATGGGTCGATGTGGCGGATGACGGCAGCCTGGATCCGCAGAAGGTGATCGATGCGATCACCCCCAGGACCAAGCTGGTTGCGGTCACCCAGTGTTCCAACGTGCTGGGCACCGTGGTGGATGTCAAGGCGATCACCCAAGGCGCCCATGCCAAGGGCGTGCCGGTGCTGGTCGACGGCTCGCAAGGCGCGGTGCATATGCCGGTGGATGTTCAGGATATCGGCTGTGATTTCTATGCGATCACCGGCCACAAGCTCTATGGCCCCTCCGGTTCCGGCGCGATCTACATCAAGCCCGAGCGGATGGCTGAAATGCGCCCGTTCATCGGCGGCGGAGACATGATCAAGGAAGTCTCCAAGGATCAGATCATCTACAATGATCCGCCGATGAAGTTCGAAGCCGGCACGCCGGGCATCGTGCAGACCATCGGCCTCGGTGTTGCGCTGGACTACATGATGGAGCTTGGCATGGACAACATCGCCAAGCACGAAGGCGATCTGCGCGACTATGCGCTGGAGCGGCTGACCGGGTTGAACTGGATCAACGTTCAAGGGCAAGCGCCTGGCAAAGCAGCGATTTTCAGCTTCACCATGGAGGGTGCAGCGCATGCGCATGATATCTCTACCATCCTCGACAAGAAGGGGGTCGCGGTGCGCGCCGGCCACCACTGCGCCGGGCCGCTGATGGATCACCTGGGTGTTTCCGCCACCTGCCGCGCGTCCTTTGGCCTCTACAACACCAAAGCAGAGGTCGATACGCTGATTGACGCGCTGGAACTGGCGCATGAATTGTTCGCCTGA
- a CDS encoding ureidoglycolate lyase: MSAPEYIFEASSKPSLPWHEVPLIRATEDSVKGYGCLVDDPDRFEIEIVQWPAQGWRPIDEGTGDEAGWVEGTFRGDWRGDVLYGENEAVNGNYVLGWSTDPQKAQVQQQTAPRDQVLLWHMNYHPDGGQLFFPLDNKPFIVPAALPGDDLTPEKVVAFWCDGSKGLYIHPNIWHEGIFPAEDSQRFLDRQGKVHARVSCDVGQEFAVYLSCPLREDKIQG; this comes from the coding sequence ATGAGCGCGCCGGAGTATATCTTTGAGGCCAGTTCCAAACCCTCGCTGCCTTGGCATGAGGTGCCGCTTATCCGGGCGACCGAGGACAGCGTCAAGGGCTACGGCTGCCTGGTCGACGACCCGGACAGATTCGAGATCGAAATCGTGCAGTGGCCCGCCCAGGGCTGGCGCCCGATTGATGAGGGCACCGGTGATGAGGCTGGCTGGGTCGAGGGCACTTTCCGCGGCGATTGGCGCGGCGATGTGCTTTATGGCGAGAACGAAGCGGTCAACGGCAACTACGTGCTGGGCTGGTCAACAGACCCGCAGAAGGCGCAGGTACAGCAGCAGACCGCGCCGCGGGATCAGGTGCTGCTGTGGCACATGAACTATCATCCCGACGGCGGCCAGCTGTTCTTTCCGCTGGACAACAAACCGTTCATCGTGCCAGCGGCCCTTCCGGGGGATGACCTGACCCCGGAGAAGGTCGTGGCGTTCTGGTGCGACGGGTCCAAGGGGCTCTATATTCACCCGAACATCTGGCACGAGGGCATTTTCCCGGCGGAAGACAGCCAGCGTTTTCTGGACCGCCAGGGCAAGGTGCATGCCCGGGTCAGCTGCGATGTGGGCCAGGAGTTTGCCGTCTACCTGTCCTGCCCTCTGCGCGAGGACAAGATCCAAGGGTAA
- the tmpB gene encoding (R)-1-hydroxy-2-trimethylaminoethylphosphonate oxygenase: MSKPDFSELTQNNIVAFIGDIFDRRGDEEYLGEPVTMTEHMLQGATIAEANGQPEEIIVGALLHDIGHFTSEFGTFSMDDTEDRFHEEAGAEVLEQFFPSVITDCVRYHVAAKRYLCATKPEYFNRLSEASIHSLNLQGGPMNAAEVAEMEKNPNLRQIIAVRYLDEAGKRADMETPDYWHFAPMVQRMVDKHMDTRESAK, from the coding sequence ATGAGCAAGCCGGATTTCAGCGAGCTGACCCAGAACAATATTGTCGCCTTCATAGGTGACATCTTTGACCGCCGCGGCGATGAGGAATACCTGGGCGAGCCCGTCACCATGACCGAGCACATGCTGCAGGGAGCAACCATCGCGGAAGCAAACGGCCAGCCGGAGGAGATCATCGTGGGGGCGCTGCTCCATGATATCGGCCATTTCACCAGCGAATTCGGCACCTTCTCCATGGACGACACCGAAGACCGCTTTCACGAAGAGGCCGGCGCCGAGGTTCTGGAGCAGTTCTTCCCGTCGGTGATCACCGACTGCGTGCGCTATCACGTGGCGGCGAAACGTTATCTCTGTGCCACCAAGCCGGAGTATTTCAACCGGTTATCCGAGGCTTCCATCCATTCCCTGAACCTGCAGGGCGGGCCGATGAATGCCGCGGAAGTGGCGGAGATGGAGAAGAACCCGAACCTCAGGCAGATCATAGCGGTGCGCTATCTCGACGAAGCCGGCAAGCGGGCGGATATGGAAACGCCGGACTACTGGCACTTTGCGCCGATGGTGCAACGGATGGTCGACAAGCACATGGATACCAGAGAGTCCGCAAAATGA
- the tmpA gene encoding 2-trimethylaminoethylphosphonate dioxygenase, whose amino-acid sequence MPRSVTADASGSFLTLTFENGRDSRFHAIWLRDNALDPETRAPGNGQRLITIGDIPADTRISTALVQDGSLTVTFAPEGKTVTYPGAWLKSNAYDVDRSTEFGRMAPGIETWNSSQPAPAFDWNEVQSDPKIKRDWLDAIARLGFAKLVNGPVKEGALIDCAGIFGYVRETNYGRLFEVRTEVNPTNLAYTGLGLQAHTDNPYRDPVPSLQILYCLENSAEGGDSIVVDGFRAAERLRDENPEGFALLAGYPARFEYKGSDGVHLRSRRPMIELSPDGEMTGMRFNNRSSAPFVDIPFEKMEAYYAAYRRLAEFIDDPDMGVSFKLEPGESFIVDNTRVMHARLGYSGSGSRWLQGCYADKDGLLSTLNVLNAQLEG is encoded by the coding sequence ATGCCCCGTTCCGTAACCGCCGACGCATCCGGCAGCTTTCTGACCCTGACATTCGAAAATGGCCGCGACAGCCGCTTCCACGCGATCTGGCTGCGCGATAACGCGCTGGATCCCGAGACCCGCGCCCCCGGCAACGGCCAGCGGCTGATTACAATCGGAGACATTCCGGCAGATACCCGGATCAGCACGGCACTGGTGCAGGACGGTTCCCTGACCGTGACTTTCGCACCTGAAGGCAAGACCGTCACCTATCCGGGCGCATGGTTGAAGTCCAACGCCTATGATGTTGACCGATCAACCGAATTTGGCCGTATGGCACCGGGCATTGAAACCTGGAACAGCAGCCAGCCAGCTCCGGCTTTTGACTGGAATGAGGTTCAGTCCGACCCAAAGATCAAGCGCGACTGGCTTGATGCGATTGCCCGCCTCGGCTTTGCCAAGCTGGTGAACGGCCCCGTAAAAGAAGGCGCGCTGATCGACTGCGCCGGGATATTCGGATATGTGCGCGAAACCAACTACGGCCGGCTTTTTGAAGTCCGTACCGAGGTAAACCCGACCAACCTCGCCTATACAGGTCTGGGCCTGCAGGCGCACACCGACAACCCCTACCGCGATCCGGTTCCCAGCTTGCAGATCCTCTACTGTCTGGAAAATTCGGCCGAAGGCGGCGACAGCATCGTGGTGGACGGTTTCCGGGCGGCGGAACGCCTGCGTGACGAAAACCCCGAAGGCTTTGCCTTGCTGGCCGGCTACCCGGCGCGGTTCGAATACAAGGGTTCTGACGGGGTGCATCTGCGTTCGCGGCGCCCGATGATCGAGCTGTCACCGGATGGCGAGATGACCGGCATGCGGTTCAACAACCGCTCGTCAGCGCCGTTTGTGGACATCCCGTTCGAGAAGATGGAGGCCTACTACGCTGCCTACCGGCGCCTGGCCGAGTTCATTGATGACCCCGACATGGGCGTTTCGTTCAAGCTGGAGCCGGGGGAGAGTTTCATCGTCGACAATACCCGCGTGATGCACGCGCGGCTTGGCTACTCCGGCTCCGGATCGCGCTGGCTGCAGGGCTGCTACGCCGACAAGGACGGGCTGCTGTCGACCCTGAATGTGCTGAACGCCCAGTTGGAGGGGTGA
- a CDS encoding LysR family transcriptional regulator encodes MAKKVTKQGLPPLDWLKVFEAAGRHGSFTAAAEEFGATQAAVSQRIRNLESWLGRQLFIRSARGVALTVDGESYLPLVHDSLRALEQGTENLFGQTVRELRIAGLPSHLEMLLLPRIEAFSIACPDLRLVIETVPKRLDFETADGALHLRYGRGGWKGREEALLANEVLQPMTVPGRAGDWRTLPAIELRGERPGWAEWSRVTGEAEPEAGPVSVDSMAHALRAARLGLGVVLGSKVLAANLLQTGQLECAAAPELPTIDGYWLSWPPSLGKSRRQSEVLAALTASLKG; translated from the coding sequence ATGGCAAAGAAGGTGACCAAGCAGGGCTTGCCGCCGCTCGACTGGCTCAAGGTATTTGAGGCGGCGGGCCGGCACGGCAGTTTCACCGCTGCAGCTGAGGAATTCGGCGCCACCCAGGCCGCGGTCAGCCAGCGAATCCGCAATCTCGAATCCTGGCTGGGCCGCCAGCTGTTCATCCGTTCGGCGCGCGGAGTTGCGCTAACGGTGGACGGTGAAAGCTACCTGCCTCTCGTGCATGATTCCCTGCGCGCACTGGAGCAGGGAACCGAAAACCTGTTTGGCCAAACCGTCCGTGAATTGCGGATCGCGGGCCTGCCATCTCATCTGGAAATGCTGCTGCTGCCGCGGATTGAGGCGTTTTCAATCGCTTGCCCGGACCTGCGGCTGGTCATCGAAACCGTGCCCAAGCGGCTGGATTTCGAAACCGCCGATGGTGCCCTGCATTTAAGATACGGCCGCGGCGGCTGGAAGGGCCGGGAGGAGGCTCTTCTGGCGAATGAAGTGCTGCAGCCGATGACCGTGCCGGGGCGGGCTGGGGATTGGCGGACTCTTCCGGCAATCGAACTGCGCGGCGAGCGGCCGGGCTGGGCGGAATGGTCCCGGGTGACGGGCGAGGCTGAACCGGAAGCCGGGCCGGTTTCCGTTGATTCCATGGCGCATGCTCTTCGGGCGGCGCGTCTCGGTCTGGGGGTCGTGCTTGGATCCAAGGTTTTGGCTGCGAACCTTCTGCAGACCGGGCAACTGGAGTGTGCTGCGGCACCGGAATTGCCGACAATCGATGGCTATTGGCTGTCCTGGCCGCCTAGTTTGGGAAAATCCAGGCGGCAAAGCGAAGTTCTGGCAGCTTTGACCGCTTCTCTGAAGGGGTGA
- a CDS encoding YcbK family protein: MAETTGTGISRRSLLGVFAATAVAAAPTFSNAAGFLRGGGDIRRIRMYSGRTGERLDMVYWIDGQYIKDAVKEVNHFMRDWRTDQVKEIDLRTIDIMAASHNLLDVNEPYMLLSGYRSPKTNAMLRSRSRGVAKNSLHMRGQAADLRLASRSVSQMAKAAEACHAGGVGKYQRSNFVHMDCGVVRSWRG; this comes from the coding sequence ATGGCAGAAACCACGGGCACGGGGATATCCCGGCGTTCTCTTTTGGGTGTATTTGCTGCAACCGCAGTGGCAGCAGCCCCGACATTCTCCAATGCAGCAGGCTTCCTGCGCGGCGGCGGCGACATCCGCCGGATCCGCATGTACTCGGGGCGCACGGGCGAGCGTCTGGACATGGTGTATTGGATCGATGGCCAGTACATCAAAGACGCCGTCAAAGAGGTCAACCATTTCATGCGCGACTGGCGCACCGATCAGGTCAAGGAAATCGACCTGCGCACCATCGACATCATGGCCGCCTCGCACAACCTATTGGATGTGAACGAACCCTATATGCTGCTGTCAGGCTACCGCAGCCCCAAAACCAATGCGATGCTGCGCAGCCGTTCGCGCGGAGTGGCGAAGAACTCCCTGCACATGCGCGGCCAGGCCGCCGATCTGCGGCTGGCATCGCGCTCGGTTTCGCAAATGGCCAAGGCCGCCGAGGCCTGCCACGCCGGCGGCGTCGGCAAATATCAGCGTTCCAATTTCGTTCATATGGATTGCGGGGTCGTCCGCTCCTGGCGCGGCTGA
- a CDS encoding L,D-transpeptidase family protein translates to MTRASAGNLLPGIKAGLFALALGGLAAGTISSPAQAEISAAFRQAVAEAASGSDAVAGFYRENGYQAIWTGTDEASRLRRSALLAALSETGAHGLPDRSAEVNELMQQMRAVRTTRDIGTIEAALSQALVDYATDLQTGLLVPSRIDDGMVRKKHTVDGAGFLAGIRDEQPYAYMRSLVPASPQYRGLMREKLRLEQVLEAGGWGPEVDAKKLEPGDQGAAVIALRNRLMAMGYLQRSAARSYDSALVAAVQSFQSDHGLETDGVAGAGTIAEVNKPVTDRLKSVIIAMERERWLSPDRGERHILVNQTDFTAKIVDNGDVTFETRSVIGKNTHDRRSPEFSDEMEHMVINPSWYVPRSIITKEYLPKLQSNPNAVGHIQITDRRGRVVNRGSADFSQYTARNFPYSMRQPPSRSNALGLVKFMFPNKYNIYLHDTPQKSLFAREVRAFSHGCIRLAQPFEFAYALLARQTEDPKAFFHRVLSSGRETKVELEQKVPVHIIYRTAIVSAKGRAEFRRDVYGRDAKIWAALERAGVALPSVQG, encoded by the coding sequence ATGACGCGCGCATCCGCTGGAAACCTCTTGCCGGGGATCAAAGCAGGGCTGTTTGCCCTGGCATTGGGCGGCTTGGCAGCCGGAACAATTTCCAGCCCGGCTCAGGCCGAAATTTCGGCGGCTTTCCGCCAGGCGGTGGCTGAGGCGGCCTCCGGCAGCGATGCGGTGGCCGGATTTTACCGCGAAAACGGCTATCAGGCGATTTGGACCGGAACCGATGAGGCGTCCCGTCTGCGCCGCAGCGCGTTGTTGGCGGCCTTGAGTGAAACCGGCGCCCACGGGCTGCCGGACCGCTCGGCCGAGGTCAACGAACTGATGCAGCAGATGCGCGCGGTGCGCACCACCCGTGACATCGGCACCATCGAGGCCGCGCTGAGCCAGGCTTTGGTTGATTACGCCACGGATCTGCAGACCGGTCTGCTGGTGCCGTCCCGGATCGACGATGGCATGGTGCGCAAGAAACATACCGTGGACGGGGCAGGCTTTCTGGCCGGCATCCGGGATGAACAGCCTTATGCCTATATGCGCAGCCTGGTGCCGGCATCGCCGCAATACCGTGGTCTGATGCGCGAAAAACTGCGGCTGGAGCAGGTCCTGGAAGCCGGCGGTTGGGGCCCGGAGGTTGACGCCAAGAAACTGGAACCCGGGGATCAGGGGGCCGCGGTGATCGCGCTGCGCAACCGGCTGATGGCGATGGGCTACCTGCAGCGAAGCGCCGCGCGCAGCTACGACTCCGCGCTGGTTGCGGCGGTGCAAAGCTTCCAATCCGATCATGGCCTGGAAACCGACGGTGTGGCCGGTGCCGGCACAATTGCGGAGGTCAACAAACCGGTCACGGACCGCCTGAAATCCGTGATCATCGCGATGGAGCGCGAACGCTGGCTGAGCCCGGACCGCGGAGAGCGGCATATCCTGGTCAACCAGACCGATTTCACCGCCAAGATCGTCGACAATGGCGATGTGACGTTTGAAACCCGCTCGGTCATCGGCAAGAACACCCATGACCGCCGCAGCCCGGAATTCTCCGACGAGATGGAGCATATGGTGATCAACCCGAGCTGGTACGTGCCGCGCTCGATCATCACCAAGGAGTATCTGCCCAAGCTGCAGAGCAACCCCAACGCGGTCGGCCATATTCAGATCACTGACCGGCGCGGCCGGGTGGTGAACCGGGGATCTGCGGATTTCTCGCAATACACCGCGCGGAACTTCCCTTACTCCATGCGCCAGCCGCCGAGCCGCAGCAATGCGCTGGGACTGGTCAAGTTCATGTTCCCGAACAAATACAATATCTACCTGCACGACACACCGCAGAAGAGCCTGTTTGCCCGCGAGGTGCGTGCCTTCTCGCATGGCTGCATCCGGCTGGCACAGCCGTTTGAGTTTGCCTATGCGCTGCTCGCCCGGCAGACCGAGGATCCGAAAGCCTTTTTCCATCGTGTGCTGAGCAGCGGCAGGGAAACCAAGGTCGAACTGGAGCAGAAGGTGCCGGTGCACATCATCTACCGGACCGCGATCGTTTCGGCCAAAGGCCGGGCCGAGTTCCGCCGCGATGTCTATGGACGCGACGCCAAGATCTGGGCGGCGCTGGAACGGGCAGGGGTGGCGCTGCCCAGCGTTCAAGGATAA